One genomic region from Kamptonema formosum PCC 6407 encodes:
- a CDS encoding P-II family nitrogen regulator: MKKVEAIIRPFKLDEVKIALVNAGIVGMTVSEVRGFGRQKGQTERYRGSEYTVEFLQKLKVEIVVENDQVDMVVDKIIAASRTGEIGDGKIFISPVEQIIRIRTGEKNQEAI, translated from the coding sequence TTGAAAAAGGTAGAAGCTATTATTCGGCCGTTTAAACTTGACGAAGTGAAAATCGCACTCGTCAATGCTGGCATTGTAGGAATGACCGTTTCTGAAGTTAGAGGTTTTGGTCGTCAGAAGGGCCAAACTGAACGCTATCGCGGCTCTGAGTACACGGTTGAGTTCCTGCAAAAACTCAAAGTCGAGATTGTTGTGGAAAACGATCAGGTTGATATGGTCGTTGATAAAATTATCGCTGCCTCCCGCACTGGCGAGATCGGTGATGGCAAGATTTTCATCTCTCCTGTTGAGCAAATTATCCGCATTCGGACTGGGGAAAAGAACCAAGAAGCTATCTAG
- the rdgB gene encoding RdgB/HAM1 family non-canonical purine NTP pyrophosphatase, producing the protein MINQKLLLVATSNPGKVTEMLEYLADFGWELQLKPDELEIEETGDTFIANACLKASEVAKATGKWAIADDSGLTVDALNGRPGIYSARYGKTDSDRIQRLLTELGNEQNRKAQFVCAIAIASPDGAIAIQVEGKCDGEILYNPKGSGGFGYDPIFYVPTQQKTFAEMTPQQKRSHSHRGQAFQILLPQLERIAIV; encoded by the coding sequence ATGATTAACCAAAAATTATTACTTGTCGCTACCAGCAATCCTGGGAAAGTCACAGAAATGTTAGAATATCTCGCTGATTTTGGCTGGGAATTGCAACTTAAACCAGATGAATTGGAAATAGAAGAAACAGGCGATACATTCATCGCTAATGCTTGCCTCAAAGCCTCCGAAGTCGCAAAAGCAACAGGGAAATGGGCGATCGCAGATGACTCAGGCTTGACAGTAGACGCACTTAATGGTAGACCGGGAATATATTCGGCTCGCTATGGCAAAACAGACAGCGATCGCATCCAACGATTATTAACAGAACTAGGAAACGAACAGAACCGGAAAGCGCAATTTGTCTGTGCGATCGCGATCGCCTCTCCTGACGGTGCGATCGCCATCCAAGTTGAAGGAAAATGTGATGGTGAAATCCTCTATAATCCCAAAGGTAGCGGCGGATTCGGATATGACCCCATTTTCTACGTCCCCACGCAGCAAAAAACCTTCGCAGAAATGACCCCCCAACAGAAGCGATCGCACTCCCATCGAGGTCAAGCATTCCAGATCCTTCTACCCCAATTGGAGAGAATTGCGATCGTCTAG
- a CDS encoding endonuclease domain-containing protein — protein sequence MTKLYNKTSEKLKRQQLRREMTKAEKLLWEKLKSQQLENCKFRRQYSVDKFVIDFYSPEIKLAIEVDGDSHFQDGAIEYDAERQTFIESVGINFLRFTNDEVYHNLEGVIEVIAGKIQLLRRPPQPPLVRGE from the coding sequence ATGACCAAACTATATAACAAAACCTCAGAAAAATTGAAACGACAGCAGCTTCGCAGAGAAATGACAAAAGCTGAAAAATTACTCTGGGAAAAACTGAAAAGCCAACAACTTGAGAATTGTAAATTTCGCAGACAATACAGCGTAGATAAATTTGTAATTGATTTTTACTCACCTGAAATCAAGCTAGCAATAGAGGTTGATGGTGATAGTCATTTTCAAGATGGTGCTATAGAATATGATGCTGAACGACAAACATTTATTGAGTCAGTAGGAATCAATTTTTTGAGATTTACCAATGATGAGGTATATCACAATTTAGAGGGGGTTATAGAGGTTATTGCAGGTAAGATTCAATTGCTAAGACGACCCCCCCAACCCCCCTTGGTAAGGGGGGAGTAA
- a CDS encoding GUN4 domain-containing protein, protein MGKNKAISIGINNYEFLTPLKYAKRDAELMQDFFRNQAGFEQVLFLSDDSLPDTKGNLIRPSFSHLRNLLLTKFEKPFMGDGDNFWFFFSGHGRRDNGRDYLMACDSNPNDIESTGITINFLTERLRRCGADNVILILDACRDRGSKSGEGIGNQAAQVAREKGVVTFFSCSPNQLSYEIDALKQGIFTKALLEGLSSPECATVGQLNDYLSSRVPKLIWEYKGNEVQQTPITIAEPDTKSHLIILPQHANRDDIYALKVDAFQAEVDKNFELAEQLWIRVFAASFGKDMSAIQAIKRIDRLQRENQASSQDNSVSASVAKQAESPLSPKSKLVTDTTPIEPDVPLKSERGIDYTKLRDLLAAGKWKEADEETARVMLKVAGREKEGWLDSSSIDNFPCEDLRTIDQLWVKYSNGRFGFSVQKRIYQSLGGTRQYDSKIWEAFGDRVGWRVNKSWLGYDELKFNTQAPAEGHLPSWGGWWCGGWVGLFSRVETCKV, encoded by the coding sequence ATGGGAAAAAATAAGGCGATATCAATTGGTATCAATAACTATGAGTTTCTAACCCCGCTGAAGTATGCCAAGCGGGATGCAGAGCTAATGCAGGATTTTTTTCGCAATCAGGCGGGGTTCGAGCAAGTTTTGTTCTTGTCAGATGACTCGCTGCCTGATACTAAGGGTAACTTGATTCGTCCTTCTTTTAGCCATCTGAGAAACCTTTTACTGACAAAATTTGAAAAACCCTTTATGGGGGATGGGGATAATTTTTGGTTTTTCTTCAGCGGACACGGAAGACGTGACAACGGGCGTGATTACCTAATGGCTTGTGACAGCAATCCAAATGATATTGAATCTACAGGGATTACGATTAATTTCCTGACTGAACGCCTGCGCCGCTGCGGTGCTGATAATGTGATTTTGATTCTGGATGCTTGTCGGGATCGAGGGAGTAAATCGGGAGAAGGAATCGGCAATCAAGCGGCTCAAGTTGCACGGGAAAAGGGAGTTGTCACCTTTTTTTCTTGCAGTCCTAATCAATTGTCCTATGAAATTGATGCTTTAAAGCAGGGTATTTTCACAAAAGCATTGCTGGAGGGATTGAGTTCTCCTGAGTGTGCAACTGTTGGGCAATTGAATGATTATTTGAGTTCGCGGGTTCCTAAACTGATATGGGAATATAAAGGCAACGAAGTGCAGCAAACGCCTATTACCATTGCGGAACCTGACACCAAATCTCATTTGATTATTTTGCCGCAGCACGCAAATCGAGACGATATTTATGCGCTCAAAGTTGATGCTTTTCAGGCAGAAGTTGATAAGAACTTTGAACTGGCAGAACAGTTGTGGATTCGCGTATTCGCTGCATCTTTTGGTAAGGATATGTCTGCTATTCAGGCTATAAAAAGAATCGATCGATTGCAGAGAGAAAATCAGGCATCGTCTCAAGACAATTCTGTTAGTGCTAGCGTTGCGAAGCAAGCGGAATCTCCATTGTCTCCAAAATCTAAACTTGTAACGGATACTACTCCTATTGAGCCTGATGTTCCCCTCAAGTCTGAACGGGGAATAGACTACACTAAGTTACGCGATTTACTGGCAGCAGGAAAGTGGAAAGAAGCGGATGAGGAAACGGCCAGAGTGATGTTAAAGGTGGCGGGTAGGGAGAAAGAAGGATGGCTGGATAGCTCATCAATAGATAATTTTCCTTGTGAAGACTTGCGAACGATTGACCAACTTTGGGTAAAATACAGTAATGGGCGCTTCGGCTTTTCGGTGCAGAAGCGCATCTATCAAAGTCTGGGTGGAACCAGACAATATGATAGTAAAATATGGGAAGCGTTTGGCGATCGCGTAGGTTGGCGTGTGAATAAAAGTTGGTTGGGTTATGATGAATTAAAATTCAACACCCAAGCACCAGCAGAAGGACACCTCCCGTCCTGGGGGGGTTGGTGGTGTGGGGGGTGGGTGGGTCTCTTCTCTCGCGTCGAGACTTGTAAAGTGTAA
- a CDS encoding Pepco domain-containing protein, whose translation MPDETIWIVTADTADESPDALDDGAKIGAHTGLDYGGFFDAQPNEPAQKQAAKVADSLRLHKVSIKKLETELVDCMEMVDKIFSRADAEADMKSIELSEIEVSVAINAEGSFCLVGMGAKVADTRTILLRFKRKS comes from the coding sequence ATGCCAGATGAAACGATTTGGATTGTGACTGCCGATACTGCCGACGAGTCACCTGATGCACTTGATGATGGTGCGAAGATAGGAGCACATACAGGACTTGACTATGGGGGGTTTTTCGACGCACAGCCAAATGAGCCGGCCCAAAAGCAAGCAGCAAAAGTAGCTGATAGCTTGCGGCTGCACAAGGTTAGCATCAAGAAACTAGAAACCGAACTGGTTGACTGCATGGAAATGGTAGATAAAATATTCAGCCGTGCGGATGCGGAAGCTGACATGAAATCGATCGAGTTATCTGAAATTGAGGTATCGGTTGCGATTAACGCCGAGGGTTCTTTCTGTTTAGTCGGTATGGGGGCTAAAGTTGCCGATACAAGAACTATATTGTTGAGATTTAAACGGAAGTCTTAA
- the tkt gene encoding transketolase: MAVATQSLETLCINSIRFLAIDAVEKAKSGHPGLPMGAAPMAFVLWDRFMRFNPKNPKWFNRDRFVLSAGHGCMLQYALLHLTGYDSVTIDDIKQFRQLESRTPGHPENFMTPGVEVTTGPLGQGICNGVGLAVAEAHLAARFNKPDATIVDHYTYVILGDGCNMEGISGEACSFAGHQGLGKLIALYDDNHISIDGSTDIAFTEDVSKRFEAYGWHVLHVPEGNTDLEAIAKAIAEAKSVTDKPSMIKVTTTIGYGSPNKQNTADVHGAALGGDEVKLTREKLGWEYEPFVVPEDALKHFRKAVDRGAAAEAEWNEALAQYKAKYPAEAAEFERMSSGKLPEGWEKALPTYTPTDKALATRKHSEITLNAIAKVVPELLGGSADLTHSNYTELKGIGNFQKGHYENRNIHFGVREHGMGAICNGIVLDNSGLIPYCATFLVFADYMRAAIRLSALSEAGVIYVMTHDSVALGEDGPTHQPVETVASLRVIPNLLVIRPADGNETSGAYKIAIENRHRPTLMAFSRQNLPNLAGASIEGVAKGAYILSDDDGTPDIILIGTGGETYLCVDAAEKLRAAGKKVRVVSFPCWELFEEQDAAYRESVLPKAVKKRLVVEAGVSFGWERYFGSEGAMLSIDRFGVSAPGNVALEKFGYTVDNVVAKAKEVIG; this comes from the coding sequence ATGGCTGTTGCAACCCAATCACTCGAAACACTCTGCATCAACTCGATCCGCTTTCTGGCCATCGACGCGGTAGAAAAGGCAAAATCAGGCCATCCAGGGCTACCGATGGGCGCTGCGCCTATGGCGTTCGTGCTCTGGGATCGCTTTATGCGGTTCAACCCGAAAAATCCTAAGTGGTTTAATCGCGATCGCTTCGTACTGTCGGCGGGTCATGGCTGTATGCTTCAGTATGCCCTGCTGCACTTAACGGGCTACGATAGCGTCACCATTGACGATATTAAACAATTCCGTCAGTTGGAGTCCAGAACCCCCGGACATCCAGAAAACTTTATGACTCCTGGGGTGGAAGTTACCACTGGCCCTCTGGGACAAGGAATTTGTAATGGCGTGGGTTTAGCAGTCGCAGAAGCTCACTTAGCTGCTAGATTTAACAAGCCTGATGCCACAATTGTAGATCACTACACCTACGTCATCCTGGGCGATGGCTGTAACATGGAAGGGATTTCTGGTGAAGCTTGTTCCTTTGCGGGACACCAGGGATTAGGCAAATTGATTGCCCTTTATGACGATAACCACATCTCTATTGATGGTTCTACGGATATTGCCTTTACTGAAGATGTCAGCAAGCGGTTTGAAGCTTACGGTTGGCACGTTCTGCACGTACCCGAAGGTAACACAGATTTAGAAGCAATTGCTAAGGCGATCGCAGAGGCAAAATCTGTCACCGATAAACCATCGATGATTAAGGTGACAACAACTATCGGTTACGGTTCTCCTAATAAGCAAAATACTGCTGACGTTCACGGCGCGGCTTTAGGCGGAGACGAAGTAAAACTCACCCGCGAGAAGTTAGGCTGGGAATACGAACCCTTTGTCGTACCTGAAGATGCCTTAAAGCATTTCCGTAAAGCAGTCGATCGCGGCGCAGCAGCAGAGGCAGAATGGAATGAAGCTTTAGCTCAATATAAGGCTAAATATCCCGCAGAAGCCGCTGAATTTGAGCGGATGAGTAGCGGTAAATTGCCCGAAGGTTGGGAGAAGGCTTTGCCTACTTATACCCCCACTGATAAGGCTTTGGCAACTCGGAAGCATTCAGAAATTACGCTGAATGCGATCGCGAAAGTTGTCCCCGAATTACTTGGCGGTTCTGCTGACCTTACCCACTCTAACTATACAGAGTTAAAAGGAATCGGTAACTTCCAAAAAGGACATTACGAAAACCGTAATATCCACTTCGGAGTCCGCGAACATGGGATGGGCGCGATTTGTAATGGCATTGTCCTCGATAACTCAGGATTAATCCCTTATTGCGCTACCTTCTTAGTATTTGCCGACTATATGCGGGCAGCAATTCGCCTCTCTGCATTATCGGAAGCTGGCGTGATTTATGTAATGACTCACGACTCCGTTGCATTAGGTGAAGATGGCCCTACTCACCAACCAGTTGAAACAGTTGCTTCTTTGCGGGTAATTCCTAATTTATTAGTAATTCGTCCTGCTGATGGCAATGAAACATCAGGCGCTTATAAGATCGCAATTGAAAATCGTCATCGTCCAACTTTGATGGCTTTCTCTCGTCAAAACTTGCCTAACTTAGCAGGTGCTTCGATTGAAGGTGTTGCTAAGGGAGCCTACATTTTATCAGATGATGATGGTACTCCTGACATCATTTTAATCGGTACTGGCGGCGAAACTTACCTCTGCGTTGATGCGGCTGAAAAGTTACGCGCAGCAGGTAAGAAAGTGCGCGTTGTTTCCTTCCCTTGCTGGGAATTATTCGAGGAACAAGATGCTGCTTATCGCGAATCTGTGTTACCAAAAGCTGTGAAGAAGCGCTTAGTAGTTGAAGCTGGCGTTAGCTTCGGTTGGGAGCGTTATTTTGGTTCTGAAGGTGCGATGCTTAGTATTGACCGTTTTGGTGTTTCTGCACCTGGTAATGTGGCCTTAGAAAAGTTTGGTTACACGGTTGATAATGTGGTAGCGAAGGCTAAGGAAGTTATCGGTTAA
- a CDS encoding type II toxin-antitoxin system HicB family antitoxin: MLTKYIQTAMKQAKYEIFPDNGTFYGEIPICEGVYANAVTLEACREELQEVLEDWILLSLTLNLPLPVIDNIDLTITKEVA, from the coding sequence ATGTTAACTAAATACATCCAAACTGCTATGAAGCAAGCTAAGTATGAAATTTTCCCTGATAATGGGACTTTCTATGGAGAAATTCCTATCTGTGAGGGAGTCTATGCAAATGCTGTAACTCTCGAAGCTTGTCGAGAAGAATTGCAAGAGGTATTAGAAGACTGGATTTTACTTAGTCTCACCCTGAATCTTCCTTTACCAGTCATTGATAATATCGACCTTACAATTACTAAAGAAGTTGCCTGA
- the fabF gene encoding beta-ketoacyl-ACP synthase II has translation MANFERKRVVVTGLGAITPIGNTLSEYWEGLLAGKNGIGPITFFDASRHDCRIAGEVKGYDPHDYLERKEAKRMDRFAQFGVSASKQAIADANFEINDLNAEQVGAIIGTGIGGLKVLEDQQEIYLNRGPDRCSPFMIPMMIANMAAGLTAIHTGAKGPNSCTVTACAAGSNAIGDAFRMVQRGYAQAMICGGTEAAVTPLCVAGFAAAKALSRRNDDPAHACRPFDRDRDGFIVGEGAGILIIEELEYALSRGAKIYAEIVGYGSTCDAYHMTSPVPGGEGAARAMSLALKDAEITPEMVSYINAHGTSTLPNDSTETNAIKKALGDSAYQVAISSTKSMTGHLLGGSGGIEAVATVMAINNDKVPPTINFENPGPECDLDYVPNHSRDLKVDVALSNSFGFGGHNVTLAFKKFVE, from the coding sequence ATGGCAAATTTTGAGCGTAAGCGCGTTGTTGTAACGGGTCTAGGCGCGATTACACCGATTGGCAATACCTTATCCGAGTATTGGGAAGGGCTGCTTGCCGGGAAAAATGGCATCGGCCCGATTACTTTCTTTGATGCGTCGCGGCATGACTGTCGCATTGCAGGCGAGGTGAAGGGTTATGACCCTCATGACTATTTGGAACGCAAGGAGGCAAAGCGGATGGATCGCTTTGCTCAGTTTGGGGTGTCGGCTAGCAAACAGGCGATCGCAGATGCAAATTTTGAGATTAATGACCTGAACGCAGAACAAGTGGGTGCGATCATCGGGACAGGTATTGGTGGTCTGAAGGTTTTGGAAGACCAACAAGAAATCTATTTGAATCGCGGCCCTGACAGGTGTAGTCCGTTTATGATTCCGATGATGATTGCGAATATGGCGGCGGGCCTGACGGCGATTCATACGGGGGCTAAGGGGCCTAATTCTTGTACGGTGACGGCTTGTGCTGCGGGGTCGAATGCGATCGGCGATGCGTTTCGGATGGTGCAGCGGGGTTATGCTCAAGCGATGATCTGTGGCGGTACGGAGGCGGCGGTAACGCCTTTGTGTGTGGCGGGTTTTGCGGCGGCGAAGGCGCTTTCGAGGCGCAATGACGATCCGGCTCATGCTTGCCGGCCTTTTGACCGCGATCGCGATGGTTTTATTGTTGGCGAAGGTGCTGGCATTCTCATCATAGAAGAGCTGGAATACGCCTTGAGTCGCGGAGCTAAAATTTACGCGGAAATCGTTGGTTATGGTTCTACCTGCGATGCCTATCACATGACTTCTCCGGTACCAGGCGGGGAAGGTGCAGCGAGGGCGATGTCTTTAGCACTTAAGGATGCTGAGATTACCCCGGAGATGGTGAGCTATATTAATGCTCACGGTACGAGTACGCTACCTAATGATTCTACGGAAACTAATGCCATTAAGAAGGCTTTGGGAGATAGTGCTTATCAGGTGGCGATTAGTTCTACTAAGTCGATGACTGGTCATCTTTTGGGTGGTTCTGGAGGCATTGAGGCGGTGGCGACGGTGATGGCAATTAATAATGACAAAGTACCGCCGACTATTAATTTTGAAAATCCTGGGCCTGAGTGCGATCTAGATTATGTTCCTAATCATAGTCGCGATCTGAAGGTAGATGTTGCCCTGTCTAATTCTTTTGGATTTGGGGGTCACAATGTGACTTTGGCCTTTAAGAAGTTTGTGGAGTGA
- the acpP gene encoding acyl carrier protein, giving the protein MSQDDIFVKVKKIVADQLEVDANDVKPESSFANDLGADSLDTVELVMALEEEFDIEIPDEAAEGIATVQAAVDFINSQVAAPKA; this is encoded by the coding sequence ATGAGTCAAGACGACATTTTTGTTAAAGTTAAGAAAATTGTGGCGGATCAGCTTGAAGTTGACGCTAACGACGTTAAGCCAGAATCCAGCTTTGCTAACGATTTAGGAGCAGATTCCTTAGATACGGTAGAGCTGGTTATGGCGTTAGAGGAAGAGTTCGATATCGAAATTCCAGACGAGGCCGCAGAAGGTATTGCTACGGTTCAAGCCGCTGTAGACTTCATCAATAGTCAAGTTGCAGCACCAAAAGCTTAA
- a CDS encoding CoB--CoM heterodisulfide reductase iron-sulfur subunit B family protein — protein sequence MPSPTLKYAYFPGCVAQGACRELYQSTQALTQALGIELLELKKASCCGSGTFKEDSQLLEDTVNARNIALAEELNLPLLTHCSTCQGVLGHVDERLKESQQTDPAYVGQINALLTKEGCSPYKGSTEVKHLLWALVADYGLEEIQNRVTRKLSNLNCAAFYGCYLLRAQTNNPYDDPFRPESMENVFRAVGATPVYYRGRTQCCGWPLSSYATEQSFKMAGSHIEEAIDKGADCIVTPCPLCHLNLDSRQPEVEKVIDRKLGLPVLHLPQLVALALGVEPQKLGLDRHVVSTRPVLEKLGF from the coding sequence ATGCCATCCCCAACTCTCAAATATGCTTACTTTCCCGGTTGCGTGGCCCAAGGCGCGTGCCGAGAACTTTACCAGTCTACCCAAGCGCTGACTCAAGCTCTGGGGATTGAACTGTTAGAACTCAAAAAGGCTTCTTGCTGCGGTTCCGGCACTTTTAAAGAAGATTCCCAACTGCTGGAAGATACTGTCAATGCCCGCAATATTGCTTTAGCGGAAGAACTTAACTTGCCTTTGCTTACACATTGCAGCACTTGTCAAGGAGTCCTCGGTCATGTAGATGAACGATTGAAGGAATCTCAGCAAACAGACCCCGCTTATGTTGGTCAGATTAATGCTTTACTGACCAAAGAAGGTTGTTCTCCTTATAAAGGAAGTACAGAGGTCAAACATCTGCTGTGGGCTTTAGTGGCAGATTATGGCCTAGAGGAAATTCAAAATCGAGTTACTCGCAAGCTGTCTAATTTAAACTGCGCGGCATTTTATGGCTGCTACCTGCTGCGAGCTCAAACCAACAACCCTTATGACGATCCGTTTCGGCCGGAATCTATGGAAAATGTGTTCCGGGCGGTTGGGGCGACACCCGTTTATTACCGAGGGCGGACTCAGTGCTGTGGTTGGCCGCTTTCGAGCTATGCTACCGAGCAGTCTTTTAAGATGGCGGGATCGCATATTGAAGAAGCTATTGACAAAGGTGCAGATTGTATAGTAACGCCTTGTCCTTTGTGCCATCTCAATCTAGATTCGCGTCAGCCGGAAGTTGAGAAGGTAATCGATCGCAAGCTAGGTTTACCAGTGTTACATTTGCCCCAATTGGTTGCTCTAGCTTTAGGGGTGGAGCCTCAAAAACTTGGACTCGATCGCCACGTTGTTTCGACTCGCCCTGTCTTGGAAAAGTTAGGTTTTTAG
- a CDS encoding DUF3172 domain-containing protein — MKRKPKSSTARTGPGEPWDEMESEIPISRSGASRRSATAGKSLINYASLGILAAIFILGIGIGIAFSSTATISPENVASREFIDRSAPNAELCVQYGASAMVTDMRVYVTLNPFNVYISQPAMTPGCVLRTNNWAILEQRRLITQDQVRDCKNRMNTFGFTGTLEGKPDINCIYQNSSAKNLFLNPPGAIDTGPDTQNF; from the coding sequence ATGAAACGTAAACCGAAGTCTTCCACCGCTAGAACCGGCCCCGGCGAACCCTGGGATGAAATGGAATCTGAAATCCCCATATCCCGCAGTGGTGCGTCCCGGCGTTCAGCCACCGCTGGTAAATCTCTAATCAATTACGCATCTTTAGGGATTTTAGCAGCCATCTTTATTTTGGGAATTGGCATCGGTATTGCCTTTAGTTCTACCGCAACAATTAGCCCAGAGAACGTAGCTTCCCGCGAATTTATCGATCGCAGTGCCCCTAATGCTGAACTCTGCGTTCAGTATGGAGCTAGTGCGATGGTGACAGATATGCGGGTTTACGTAACCCTCAATCCCTTTAACGTCTATATCTCTCAGCCGGCGATGACACCAGGATGCGTCCTGCGAACAAATAACTGGGCGATTTTGGAGCAAAGAAGATTAATTACTCAAGACCAAGTACGTGATTGTAAAAACCGCATGAATACCTTTGGCTTCACAGGTACTCTGGAAGGCAAACCTGACATTAATTGCATCTATCAGAATAGCAGTGCCAAAAATCTATTCCTGAATCCACCTGGAGCCATTGATACTGGGCCTGATACTCAAAATTTCTAG
- the clpS gene encoding ATP-dependent Clp protease adapter ClpS yields the protein MSVETIEKRSTVRKIAPRYRVLLHNDDFNSMEYVVQTLMHTVPSLTQPQAVNIMMEAHTNGLAVVIICAQEHAEFYSETLNNHGLISTIEPDE from the coding sequence GTGTCTGTCGAGACTATTGAAAAGCGTTCAACAGTCCGCAAAATTGCACCGCGCTATCGGGTTTTGCTTCACAATGATGACTTCAACTCTATGGAGTATGTGGTGCAAACTTTGATGCACACGGTACCGAGTCTGACTCAGCCGCAGGCTGTGAATATTATGATGGAAGCTCATACTAACGGACTCGCAGTGGTGATTATCTGCGCTCAAGAGCACGCTGAGTTCTACAGCGAAACGTTGAATAATCACGGACTGATCAGCACAATTGAACCAGATGAGTAA
- a CDS encoding CPBP family intramembrane glutamic endopeptidase translates to MANYLKISDYPLHLRLGIFLISLLSIWLPLAAPIYLLVKDSNLATILTMGLLFGEFMLLVQWWGKKVYRRPHLLKSYGLVRTRENALDLLGGFGIGALLTFSLFGFEGLLGWLTWEESERGIKLILEGLATGLGVGFAEELVFRGWLLDELQRDYSLKVSLWVNALVFGLSHFLKPLSEMLRTWPQFPGLLLLGLILVWAKRSHQNRLGLPMGFHAGLIWSYYIINVGQLVRYSGSVPDWITGVDRNPLAGLMGLLFLGAIAFWMWKLSRSAS, encoded by the coding sequence ATGGCAAATTATCTTAAGATATCTGATTACCCTCTCCATTTAAGATTGGGGATTTTTCTTATTAGCTTACTCTCGATTTGGCTACCGCTAGCCGCACCGATTTATCTGCTGGTTAAGGATAGTAACTTAGCAACTATTCTGACTATGGGGTTACTATTCGGGGAGTTTATGTTGCTGGTGCAATGGTGGGGAAAGAAGGTTTACCGACGACCTCATTTGCTCAAAAGCTATGGGTTGGTGCGAACGAGGGAAAATGCCTTAGATTTGCTGGGAGGGTTTGGAATTGGTGCTTTGCTTACCTTTAGTTTATTTGGCTTTGAGGGACTCTTGGGCTGGCTGACGTGGGAGGAGTCCGAGAGGGGAATTAAATTGATTTTAGAGGGATTAGCAACTGGTTTGGGAGTGGGTTTTGCTGAGGAGTTGGTATTTCGAGGTTGGCTATTGGATGAGTTGCAGCGGGACTATAGTTTGAAGGTGTCGCTTTGGGTTAATGCTCTGGTATTTGGATTGTCTCATTTTTTGAAGCCGCTGTCGGAAATGTTACGGACTTGGCCTCAGTTTCCGGGTTTGTTGTTGTTGGGTTTAATTTTGGTTTGGGCGAAGCGATCGCACCAAAATCGCCTCGGTTTGCCGATGGGCTTTCATGCAGGTTTAATCTGGAGCTATTATATTATTAATGTGGGGCAATTGGTACGATATTCTGGCTCTGTTCCTGATTGGATTACGGGTGTTGACCGCAATCCTCTGGCTGGTTTGATGGGGCTATTGTTTTTGGGGGCGATCGCGTTTTGGATGTGGAAACTATCTAGATCTGCTAGTTAA
- a CDS encoding winged helix-turn-helix domain-containing protein, translating into MSSAELSESPSRPATKQTGRILLLEGEELLREMLALALEEQGYDVLVTNDGRNALPSVQSSSFHHHDEFPFNLLIMDSINGLDLCRMLRHQGNPVPILIVGARGSANNCAFYLEAGADDYLTKPFGIREFVARCRALMRRQRLGQLPHPVMLQYKSITLYPEECRVIVRGEEVKFSPKQFRLLELFMSYPRRVWSRDQLLEHIWGHDFIGDSKTVDVHIRWLREKLEIEPSKPEYIITVRGFGYRFG; encoded by the coding sequence ATGTCTTCTGCTGAATTAAGCGAAAGTCCTTCAAGACCAGCTACAAAACAAACTGGTCGCATACTATTACTAGAAGGTGAAGAGCTGCTTAGGGAAATGCTGGCTTTAGCTTTAGAAGAGCAGGGCTACGACGTGCTTGTTACTAATGACGGGCGCAACGCACTTCCATCGGTGCAAAGTTCTTCTTTTCACCATCATGACGAATTTCCATTCAACCTGTTAATTATGGATTCAATTAACGGTTTGGATCTGTGTCGAATGTTACGACATCAAGGAAATCCAGTACCAATTTTAATCGTTGGTGCCAGAGGGAGTGCTAACAACTGCGCCTTTTACTTAGAAGCAGGAGCTGATGACTACTTAACAAAACCTTTTGGGATACGAGAATTTGTTGCCCGCTGTCGCGCCTTGATGCGTCGCCAGCGTTTAGGTCAACTACCCCATCCTGTAATGCTCCAATATAAGAGCATAACTCTTTATCCTGAAGAGTGCCGAGTCATTGTTCGCGGCGAAGAAGTGAAATTTTCTCCCAAACAGTTTCGGTTACTGGAACTATTTATGAGTTACCCTCGGCGAGTTTGGTCTCGCGATCAGTTGCTCGAACACATTTGGGGTCACGATTTTATTGGAGACAGCAAAACTGTTGACGTTCACATTCGCTGGCTGCGTGAGAAATTGGAAATAGAACCTAGCAAGCCAGAGTATATTATCACCGTGCGAGGATTCGGCTATAGATTTGGTTGA